The following is a genomic window from Candidatus Gorgyraea atricola.
AAAGGAACATAATCTTAAGAATATTAGTCTGGATATTCCGCGGAACAGGCTTACTGTGATTACTGGCTTGAGCGGTTCAGGTAAGTCCTCGCTTGCATTTGATACGATATATGCAGAAGGTCAGCGCAGGTATGTGGAGAGTCTTTCTGCTTACGCGCGTCAGTTTTTAGAGCAGCTCGAGAAGCCTGATGTAGAGCATATCGAGGGCATGTCTCCTGCGATCTCGATCGAGCAGCGCAGCGCTGGCAGCAATCCCCGCTCTACAGTAGGCACCACGACTGAGCTTTATGATTATCTGCGCCTGCTTTTCAGCCGCATTGGCACGCCTTACTGTTATAAATGTGGTAAAAAAATAATCCAGCAGAGTCAGGACGAGATAATAGACAGGATATTGAAATATCCTAAAGGTACGGCGCTTTTGATATTGGCGCCTGTAATAAGAGGCAGAAAAGGTGAATATTATAATCTCTTTAAGGAATTAAAAAAGCAGGGGTTTGTCAGAGTGAGGGTAGATGGAGATATAAAATCCCTGGATGATAAAATAAAATTAGATAAGAAGAAAAAACATAATATAGAGGTCGTGATCGATAGGCTCGTGATGGATAAGGATATCAGAAACAGACTTTCTGATTCTGTAGAGATCGCATTAAAGGCTGGTAAGGGGCTTTTATTGGTCTCAAAGGTCGAGACTAAAGAAGAAATTTTATTCAGCGCGCTGTACTCCTGTCCTAATTGTGGTATAAGCTATGAGGAGATCGAACCAAGGATATTTTCTTTTAATAGTCCTTATGGCGCGTGCAAGGCATGCGCTGGGCTTGGCACAAAGATGGAGATAGACGCGGATTTAGTAATACCTGATAAGTCAAAGTCATTAAGAGAGGCAATAAAACCATGGCGCGTGGGCGGTAAAAGAATAGTCCTTCACTATAGAAGGTTATTAAGAAGAATGGGCGCTGAGTATGGTTTTGATATAGACACGCCTTTTAACAAGATCCCCGGAGAAGTCAGGGATATTATCCTCCATGGTACAAAAGGAAGTAACTGGGGGAGATTCGAGGGTGTGATACCAAATCTCTTGAGGCGTCTCAAGGTGACAGACAGTGAATTCATGCGGCAGGAGATCAATAAGTATACCAATGAAAGCGAATGCCCGGACTGCAAAGGAAAACGGCTAAGACATGAGAGTCTCTCAATAAAGATAAATGAAAAATCCATAAGCGATATAACAAAACTTTCAATAAAAGACGCGAAAGAATTTTTCTTAGAATTAAGGCTTTCAACAAAACAAGAAAAGATAGCGCATCAGATCTTAAAAGAGATAAGGGAGCGCCTGGGGTTTATGGCCAATGTAGGCCTGGAGTACCTTACAGTAGACAGGCGTAGCTCTACGCTTTCAGGTGGAGAGGCGCAGAGGATAAGGCTTGCCACGCAGATAGGCGCAGGCCTTGTTGGTGTGGTCTATATCCTGGATGAACCAAGCATTGGACTACATCAGAAGGACAATTCGAAATTACTTGATACCTTAAAGGCGTTAAGGGATTTAGGAAATACTTTAATAGTTGTTGAGCATGATGAGGCTACGATAAGGAATGCCGATCATATTATTGATCTTGGGCCAGGCGCAGGAAGGCATGGGGGCCATATTGTAGCGCAGGGCAAGATCGAAGATATTTTAAACTCTAAAGAATCTCTTACAGGAAAGTATCTGCGCGGTAAATTAAAGATAAAGGCGCCAAAGAAAAGAAGAAAAGAGAATAAAGATAAGCAGCTTATCATACGAGGCGCAAGAGAGCATAATCTGAAAAACATAGATGTAAAGATTCCGCTTGGCCTTTTTGTCTGTGTCACAGGTGTTTCAGGTTCAGGTAAGAGTACGCTCGTTGACGATATACTTTACAGGGCCTTGGCAAAACATGTTTATGGATCCAGACAGAAACCTGGTTTGCATGAAAAGATAGAGGGCTTGAAGAATATAGACAAGGTCGTGGTTGTGGATCAGAGTCCTATCGGCAGAACTCCACGTTCTAATCCTGCTACGTACACAGGTGTTTTTTCTTTTATCAGGAATCTTTATTCAAGGCTGCCAGAGTCTCGCATGAGAGGCTATGGTCCTGGTAGATTTAGTTTTAATGTAAAAGGCGGTCGCTGCGAGGCGTGCCAGGGCGATGGCATTAAGAAGATAGAGATGCATTTTTTGCCAGATGTCTATGTCAAGTGTGAGATCTGTGATGGCAGACGGTATAATCACGAGACACTGCAGGTTTTATATAAGGGAAAATCCATAGCAGATGTTTTAGAGATGACAGTAGAGGAGGCACTTGAACTTTTTAAGAATATCCCCCATGTCTACCAGAAGTTGAAAATACTCAATGAAGTCGGACTTGGCTACATTGAACTCGGCCAATTCGCAACTACGCTTTCAGGTGGCGAGGCGCAGCGCGTGAAACTCACAACAGAGCTTTCAAAGATCGGCACAGGCAAGACACTCTATATTCTTGACGAACCTACAACAGGCCTTCACTTTGCTGACATTGACAAGCTCCTAAATGTCCTCCATGCATTAGTAGAAGCAAAGAACACCGTCCTTGTCATAGAACACAACTTAGACGTAATAAAATCCGCAGACCACATAATAGATCTAGGCCCAGGCGGCGGCGACTCCGGCGGCCAAATAGTAGCCACTGGCCCCCCAGAAAAAATAGCCAAAACCCCATCCTCATACACAGGCGAATACTTAAAAACCCGTCTCTCGTAAAAATGTAACCCAAAAGCAGGCCTGCCTGCCCCGTACCAAATCGACCTGCCCCGTATCTTGCCGAAGGCAATGGTATGGGGAGATTTTGGTATGGGGGTCGCTCAGGGGAAAATTTCCCCATCCAGTATTGTGTGGCACGGGGTGTCCTGTGAGTGGGCCCCTCCGCCCGGTGTGGATCCTCCCACTCACAGGACACCCCGCGCCACACTTATCCCATAAAAGGCTAAATTTTCAATTCGCCTGCCCCGTTCCAAATTCTTAAATATCAGCAAACAATCTATTAGAATTGTACGCGATTAGTTACAAATAATAAATAGCTTATCTATCAGAATTTGGAACGGGGCTCCCAGGCCTCCTTTTGGGTTACACTGTCATAGAAATATCTTCAAATATCAGCTCTTTTATGGTATAATAAAAACAAATTGAGGAGAGGTTGTTTCTGCGAAGCCAAGCATGAAAATAGCTTGGCGAAGCAGAATTTTTTGGGTGGATTATGAGGAAGATTGGAAAAGGGTATAAACTCATTCTAATATCTATACTAATGGGGGGGGCGTTTTTATCGTCGACTCTTGCCTACCCAGTGTATGGCTTTAACCTAAGACCAGCACTTAAGTTTCAAGGTCAAAACTCTCTTGGTGAAAATTTACAAAAACTTCGTGATACAGCGGGAAAAATTGACGATGAAATTAGTAAAATTTTTATCTGCGCAGAAACGCTTTCCGAGGGCATTTCTGCGCCAAATTACTTTCATGATAAATGCATTAAAAACGAGATGTTAATCCTTGAGAAAGGTAAAAAACGTATTTATTTAACGCGACAATTAGCTCATCTACTAGGACATTTGTTAAATGAAGTTTCTTTGTTAATTAATCATACAGTGACCAAAGATATAGCAATGCGTTATACAATCAGTATATGCAGAAAATTAGATGTTCTTGCAAGACTAAAAGAAAAAGATTTAATGTTAAGGTTGTTGCAAGGTAACGAAGTATTCAATATATTAGGTTATCCACCAAATAAAGGACGTATACCAAAAATAGAAAATCGTGATGCCGTTATTTCAAAAGCTCGTGAGTTAATAACTGTGTTTAAAAATGAAGTCATAAAGGACGAGCTGTTTGAGCTAGTAAGACTCTGTGACAGAGATCCAAATTTAGTTTTGAAGAAATGGTACGGAAACGAAAATGAGGTAGCTTCAAATTCCAATATTTCTTATAAGGTAAACTTTGGTTCGGATGAAATTCATAGAACAGGATTGTGATTGGTAAGTTAGTATGGTGGAATCGAATGCCTGTCTTCTGCACCACTCAGACCAAGGGGGCATGGGGCTTCTTTTACGCGAGCGGGCACGGTGCTAAAGTAGACAAAACAGTCACTGACTGTTTTGTCTACTTTAGTGAGCGAGCGTAAAAAAAGAGCAAAATTTTCACGCTGGGAAAATTTTGCGTCCCCAGGACCCCTTGGTCTGGGTGGTGCAAGAGGTGTTATGCGATATTTAGAGTATTGCATGTCTACAGCTTTTTTCTCTTGCCTTAATTTCTGCTCAGTGGTATATTCATAGACAAGATGAAGACTATAGCTGCTATATATATTATTATAGGTGCTATACTTGTTGCGCCTTTGACACCTTTATTGGCGCAGGCAGTTGATAGCAATGACTTTATCCTTGCCAAGAAATCCTTCCAGGATGGGTTCTATGAGATCGCTGCGCGGTCGTTCGAGAAATTCATATCAAATAATCCAAGCAATGAAGGTATCATAGAGGCGCGGCTTCTCTTGGGCGAGTCGCTTGTGCACCTTGAACGATTTAATGACGCGATAAAAGAACTCGAAGTGGTTTTGGATTCCGGGGTATCGGGTCTCATCAAGGCCGAGGCGATTTACTGGAAGGCTGAGATATATTTCAGGACCCGGGACTTTGAAAAGGCAAGAGAGCTTTACGCTAAGCTACTAAATGATCACCCTTCATCCAAATACACGCCTCACGCAGAATATTCCACAGCCTGGTCCTTATATGAAGAGAAAAAATATGACCAGGCCCTTGATAAATTTTCCGCATTTCTGTCAAACTATCCTTCAGACAAACTAAAGGACGAGGTAGAGCTGAAGATAGCAGAGACACTTCACAAGCTCAAAGAGTATAAAAAGTCCAAAGAAAAACTTACAGCCTTTATTTCAAGGCAGGATGATCCTGAAAAATTATCAAGGGCGTATTTCTTGATGGCAGAAAACTCCTACTATTTAGGCCATTACAAAGACGCGCTCCAGTCTTACGAAAAATCCTTAAGCTCAAGCTCTGATCTGGACAGAGACGTACATGCGATATATGGAAGGGCGTGGAGCTACATCAAGATGCGCAAATACGAAGACGGTCTAATGGAATTTGAAAGATTGCGGGCCTTAAATAGAGAAGTCCCTATCATGGATTCTGTCTTGTTTGGGGAAGCAGAATCATTCATAAAGATGCAGAGATTTGAAGAAGCCATAAAGGGCTTTAATGGTATTATAGAGAATTTTCCCAGAAGCAGGTGGGCGGCTAATGCCTATCTTGGCAAGGGCGAGGCATTGCACAGGTTAGGACTGTACGAAGATGCCGTCAAGGTCTTGCAGCAGGGGCTAAAGCTCTTCCCTTCGAGTGAATATTCAGATGATATGCGACATAATCTGGCATGGACATATTTTAAAATGGATAGGTTTGATGATGTAGTTAGAGAGTTTACCAGGGTAATAAAGGAGTCGGACAGTGATTTCTACCGCATATCCGCGTATTGCAGATTGGGTGATGTCTACGTCCAGAGAGACGAACCCAAAAAGGCCTTAGATGTGTATGACATGGTCATTAAAGAGGCCAATGTCAATCCTGACGCAGTATTTGGTTATGTGGATTACGCGCAGTATCAAATAGGACGCATCCTTTTTAAATTAGAAAGATTTGAAGGCGCTATCCTGACATTTCAGAGCCTATTAAAGAATTATCCTGATTCAAGCAACACAGAAGATGCTATGTTTGGTCTGGCTGTAGCGCATTTTAAAAAAGGGGCTTTTGAATCTTCGATCCGCGAGATAGAAAATTTATTGGACAAGTTTAAAAGCAGTAAATACGAACGAGAGGCCAATTTTTATCTGGCAAAAGCGCATTATAATATTGCGAACTACAGAGAGGCGTTACGTATATTTAAGGCTATATCATCGACAGGGACTGCTTCAGAATCTTCGACCAGGGCATTTTATGAGATGGGGTGGTGCTATTATAAGACAGGGGATACCCATAAGGCCTTGGCGCACTTTGAGAATTTTATTAATATCTACCCTGAAGATGCCTTGTCTGAGGACGCGCGTTTCTGGCTCGCAGAGCAATATGCAAATAAAAAGGCAATTGAGAAGGCTGAAAAATACTTCCGTGATGTGATCAAGAACTATCCTGGAGGGGTATTGGCTGACGATGCAGAATACAGGCTTGCTATCATGGCTTATGAGAATGGAGACAAAAATAAAAGCATCAGGATGTTAAATCGATTAAAGGAAAATTATCCGGAAAGCGAACTCCTTCCTGTGGCTGAGCTTAAGGTAATCGAGATATCGATCAAGAAAAAGAATTTTGTAAGGGCAAAGGAGCTCCTGGAGAAATTCATGAAGGATTATAAAGAGACATCATATATAAAGGTTGCCTCCAGGTATTTCGCAGACATATTAAGGACAGAGGGAGATATGGAAAAGGCTATAGATTATTACAAGAAGGCCCTGGATAATAGACGCGGAGATTTTAACGCGAATATACAATATCTGGTAGCAGAGCTTTACGAGGGCTTAGGCGGTCTTGATGATGCAGTCGCAGAATATATGAAGGTCGGGTATATATATCCTGATTCTACACAGACCGTTGTTAAATCTCAGCTGGCCTGCGCTAAGATATTCGAGAAACAAAAAAAATGGCAAGACGCAGAGAAGCTTTATAAAAAGGTCTCTGTGATGGAGGTCAATGAGTCGATGTATGCGAGAGAGAGATTGGAGTGGATAAGGAGAAATAAACGCTAAGAAGGAGGGAAGGAATATGTTCGAACTAATCCAAAAAGGTGGACCAGTGATGTACCCTATTGCATTGTGTTCAGTATTGGCTTTTGCCATAGTGATAGAGAGATTTTATTATCTTTACAAGGCAAAGATAGATACAAGAGATTTCATGAGCAACATAGAGATCACCATAAAGCGCAATAGGATAGCAGAGGCGATAAAGATCTGTGAAAAGACATCAGGCCCTATCGCCCATATAATCAAGGCAGGGATCTTAAAGCATGATAGGTCCAGGCAGGAGATAAGAGAATCTATTGAAGATGCTGGACATCAGGAAGTCCCGAGACTTGAAAGACACATAAGCCTTCTAGCAACAATAGCGCATATTGCGCCGCTTTTGGGACTATTGGGTACTGTTACAGGGATGGTCAGGGCATTTCAGATAATCCAGGAGAAATCTGTTTCATTTAATCCTGTGAGCCCTGGAGATTTAGCAGGCGGCATATGGGAGGCGCTTTTGACTACAGTAGCTGGTCTTATCGTTGCTATTCCTACAGTCGTGGCGTACAACTACATGGTTAGCAGAATCGAGGAGTTTGTACTTGAGATGGAACGCAGCGCAACAGAAGTGACAGATATGCTGTCACAGAGAGCGTAAACAAGGAGTTCTACTATGAGATTTAAACGTCATGTCCAATTCAAAAAAGGTCATCTAGATATTGCGCCGCTTATTGATTGTATCTTTCTGCTTCTGATATTCTTTCTTCTGACATCAAATTTTATATTTCAGCCAGGAATAAAGATAGATCTTCCAAAGGCAGTAACAAGCGAAGTCGTGCAGGAGAATACACTGGTGATCACAGTAACATCGGATAACAGGTTTTATCTGAACGAGGCGCCCATAACCTTTGCTGAGTTAAAGAGTAAATTAAAGCGTATAGCTGGCAAGGACAAACCTATTTTAATAAAATCAGATAGGGATGTCGCATTAGGCAAGGTAGTGGGTATCTGGGATTTTTGCAGGGATATAGGTGTTACGCAGGTAAATATAGCAACGAACCAGGAAGTTAGATAGAGATGCATAAATCCCAAATCCCAATAATACCAATACTACCAAATAAATCCCAATCTCCAAATCCCAAACATGGTTTTGGATTTGGGATTTTGGATTTATTTGGGATTTGGTAGTATTGGGATTTGGGATTTTTTAAATATGTTACTAAAAGACCGAAATCTAAACATTGCGATAATAGTATCCGCATCGTGGCATCTTGTCTGCATGTTCTCAGTAAGCCCTGTGCTTATATCGCCAGACATAAGAAAGGACTATGCAGCTGTTTCGTTCCTGGGCTCTATTTTAGAGAAGGTCAAACCTCTCCCGGAAAAATCAATAGATCTCGATAAGAGTTCTTTTGTAGAAAAACTAGAAGAGAGAAAGACAGTTCACTTAGATGATTTTGAGCTTGGTTTACCAGAGGTATTTTCAAGGTCTGCGCAGGCCAAGTCAGATAAAGAAGAAATTGATCTTTCAGTAAAGAAAGATGTTGGCTTTATTTCGGAACTGTATTCTAGTGATAGAGGAAAGAGGAGGCTTCGTTTTAAGGATGCCTTGGTTGGCGGCGATGCTAAAAATAGAACCCTGTTATATAAACCGGATTTACCAAAGTTACCATATTTACTCTCTGGTTTTTATGAGGCGACTATCAGGTTTATAGTGTCAAAAGATGGCATCCTCAGAGATCCAGAGTGTATTGTCTCCAGTGGTTCTTCTGAGATAGATCAGCTTGCTATAAGATACATAAGAAGGTGGCAATTCGCGCCGCATGATGAGGATCAAGAGGGCATTGTGAGGATTAAATTTGGTGACTAGTGACCTATGGTAAGAATAGAATTCTCATTAGCTATTTCGCTATATCTTATTATAACAATATGCGTGATCTTGGCGGCGTGGATAATATGCGAAAAGAAAAAGACACTAGAATTATTTTCTTCCGAAAAGAATTTTTTCTGGCAATGCGATATATGCACTTATGTATATGTTGACAGTAGGCATGCTGCTATTTCAACATGTCCCAGGTGCGGGAGTTATAACAAGAAAGCTGACAGCTGATAGCTGAAAGCTGATAGCTAGCAAGGAGGTATATATGGCAGAAGCAAAAGCAAGGGCAGAAGAGAAGCTGCCTATTGGTCCACCTTTAAAGGTGCTGGACTACAGGACCATAAGCAAGGGTTTTGGCTGGTGGTCAGCAGTGGTTCTGATCGAGTCATGGGGCAATAAGAGATTATGTCTTTACCTATGGCAAAAATCAGACACTGGCTGGAAAAGAAAACAGAAGTATACCATACACAGTCAGGAACGCTGGCGCTTGATCCTAGGGTCGATAGAAGAATTGATAGGCGATTTACAATAATCGCGGAATCTACGCGCAAGGTATTATATGTTGAATATAAATAACAATAAGGGTGTAGCCTTGTTTATAAGCTTAGCTTTACTGTTGCTGCTGTCTACAGGCGCAATAGTATTTCTTTTGACAGCATATAACTCTGTAAATATCAATGAGGCTATTGCAAGAAAAAAGCGAGCTATCATTGTAGCAGAAGCAGGCATTAACTATGCCTATTGGAAGATCCGGATTAACGAAGATGATGCTGGAGACCCCATGAGCGACTATTTCCCTTCCCCTGGCACTTGTACATTCACAACAGAAGATACCCCTCCAGATATTCCTATTTCCCTGTTGCCAGGTTGGACTTTACAGGTCGATGTAGTTGATTTAGTAGGCACTGGCCGCAAGACAATAAACTCAACTGTTACCTATCCCAAGTCATCCGTTTTTAGCCCATAAAAATCTAATTACATAACTCATTTATTTATATATAGTTATGTATCCTTTCCAGCTCCCTACCTTGACAAAGTAAGTTCCTTATGGTATATTTTATTTCACCTAACTCTAGGTAAGTGCATTAGGGGGTGTTATAGATGACTAGACTCATGGATACTGATGAATTGGCCAGATATCTTAAGTTGGAAAAGCAGACTATTTATAATTGGCTTCATCAAAAGAAGATTTCAGGCATAAAGGTTGGACATGTCTGGAGATT
Proteins encoded in this region:
- the uvrA gene encoding excinuclease ABC subunit UvrA; translation: MGEKCIRIVGAKEHNLKNISLDIPRNRLTVITGLSGSGKSSLAFDTIYAEGQRRYVESLSAYARQFLEQLEKPDVEHIEGMSPAISIEQRSAGSNPRSTVGTTTELYDYLRLLFSRIGTPYCYKCGKKIIQQSQDEIIDRILKYPKGTALLILAPVIRGRKGEYYNLFKELKKQGFVRVRVDGDIKSLDDKIKLDKKKKHNIEVVIDRLVMDKDIRNRLSDSVEIALKAGKGLLLVSKVETKEEILFSALYSCPNCGISYEEIEPRIFSFNSPYGACKACAGLGTKMEIDADLVIPDKSKSLREAIKPWRVGGKRIVLHYRRLLRRMGAEYGFDIDTPFNKIPGEVRDIILHGTKGSNWGRFEGVIPNLLRRLKVTDSEFMRQEINKYTNESECPDCKGKRLRHESLSIKINEKSISDITKLSIKDAKEFFLELRLSTKQEKIAHQILKEIRERLGFMANVGLEYLTVDRRSSTLSGGEAQRIRLATQIGAGLVGVVYILDEPSIGLHQKDNSKLLDTLKALRDLGNTLIVVEHDEATIRNADHIIDLGPGAGRHGGHIVAQGKIEDILNSKESLTGKYLRGKLKIKAPKKRRKENKDKQLIIRGAREHNLKNIDVKIPLGLFVCVTGVSGSGKSTLVDDILYRALAKHVYGSRQKPGLHEKIEGLKNIDKVVVVDQSPIGRTPRSNPATYTGVFSFIRNLYSRLPESRMRGYGPGRFSFNVKGGRCEACQGDGIKKIEMHFLPDVYVKCEICDGRRYNHETLQVLYKGKSIADVLEMTVEEALELFKNIPHVYQKLKILNEVGLGYIELGQFATTLSGGEAQRVKLTTELSKIGTGKTLYILDEPTTGLHFADIDKLLNVLHALVEAKNTVLVIEHNLDVIKSADHIIDLGPGGGDSGGQIVATGPPEKIAKTPSSYTGEYLKTRLS
- a CDS encoding tetratricopeptide repeat protein, with amino-acid sequence MKTIAAIYIIIGAILVAPLTPLLAQAVDSNDFILAKKSFQDGFYEIAARSFEKFISNNPSNEGIIEARLLLGESLVHLERFNDAIKELEVVLDSGVSGLIKAEAIYWKAEIYFRTRDFEKARELYAKLLNDHPSSKYTPHAEYSTAWSLYEEKKYDQALDKFSAFLSNYPSDKLKDEVELKIAETLHKLKEYKKSKEKLTAFISRQDDPEKLSRAYFLMAENSYYLGHYKDALQSYEKSLSSSSDLDRDVHAIYGRAWSYIKMRKYEDGLMEFERLRALNREVPIMDSVLFGEAESFIKMQRFEEAIKGFNGIIENFPRSRWAANAYLGKGEALHRLGLYEDAVKVLQQGLKLFPSSEYSDDMRHNLAWTYFKMDRFDDVVREFTRVIKESDSDFYRISAYCRLGDVYVQRDEPKKALDVYDMVIKEANVNPDAVFGYVDYAQYQIGRILFKLERFEGAILTFQSLLKNYPDSSNTEDAMFGLAVAHFKKGAFESSIREIENLLDKFKSSKYEREANFYLAKAHYNIANYREALRIFKAISSTGTASESSTRAFYEMGWCYYKTGDTHKALAHFENFINIYPEDALSEDARFWLAEQYANKKAIEKAEKYFRDVIKNYPGGVLADDAEYRLAIMAYENGDKNKSIRMLNRLKENYPESELLPVAELKVIEISIKKKNFVRAKELLEKFMKDYKETSYIKVASRYFADILRTEGDMEKAIDYYKKALDNRRGDFNANIQYLVAELYEGLGGLDDAVAEYMKVGYIYPDSTQTVVKSQLACAKIFEKQKKWQDAEKLYKKVSVMEVNESMYARERLEWIRRNKR
- a CDS encoding MotA/TolQ/ExbB proton channel family protein, with product MFELIQKGGPVMYPIALCSVLAFAIVIERFYYLYKAKIDTRDFMSNIEITIKRNRIAEAIKICEKTSGPIAHIIKAGILKHDRSRQEIRESIEDAGHQEVPRLERHISLLATIAHIAPLLGLLGTVTGMVRAFQIIQEKSVSFNPVSPGDLAGGIWEALLTTVAGLIVAIPTVVAYNYMVSRIEEFVLEMERSATEVTDMLSQRA
- a CDS encoding biopolymer transporter ExbD; translated protein: MRFKRHVQFKKGHLDIAPLIDCIFLLLIFFLLTSNFIFQPGIKIDLPKAVTSEVVQENTLVITVTSDNRFYLNEAPITFAELKSKLKRIAGKDKPILIKSDRDVALGKVVGIWDFCRDIGVTQVNIATNQEVR
- a CDS encoding energy transducer TonB, with the protein product MLLKDRNLNIAIIVSASWHLVCMFSVSPVLISPDIRKDYAAVSFLGSILEKVKPLPEKSIDLDKSSFVEKLEERKTVHLDDFELGLPEVFSRSAQAKSDKEEIDLSVKKDVGFISELYSSDRGKRRLRFKDALVGGDAKNRTLLYKPDLPKLPYLLSGFYEATIRFIVSKDGILRDPECIVSSGSSEIDQLAIRYIRRWQFAPHDEDQEGIVRIKFGD
- a CDS encoding helix-turn-helix domain-containing protein is translated as MTRLMDTDELARYLKLEKQTIYNWLHQKKISGIKVGHVWRFDKRSIDKWLSSNLIEAKAKVK